The DNA window GGTAACTGGCGACGTTGAGCAGCGGCGGCAGATTCCGCTTCTTGCCGGCCAGCACCACCGGCGGCATCAGCCGCGATGGCGTCAGTGGTTGCAGTTGCGCCGCGACGAATGGAATCCCGTGAGCCTCGGCCAGCGACTTGGCCAGCAGCGTGCTGTTGCCGACGCCCATCAGCAGGCCGGCGCCTTCGATGGCGGCCCGCCCTTCGGCGACCCAGCTGCGCGCCCATTGCGCGTACTGGCGGCGGAACACGCGCGCCATCTCGCGCATGTTCAGGCCGCGGTCGGCGATGCTGCGGTCGGCGTGAAGCATGGCGTGGAAGTCGCTGGCCAACGGGTAGGGCTCCAGGCCCGCGCCGCGTACCAGTTCGGAGAAGTGGCCGCTGGTGACGATGCGCACCGGATAGCCGGCGCTGCGCAGGCCCTGGCCCAATGCGACCAACGGACGGATGTCGCCTTGCGTCCCGATGGTGAAGATGGCGATCGGCGCCCGCGTGCTCATGGGTGAATCGCAGCCTCTTCTGGCGGTGGATGTCGCATGTCCGAGCGTCCCGCCGGCGGCGTGTCCCGCTGCGCCAGGCGCAACGGGCGTCGGCCCGCACTCGCTGCGGACCCGCGGCGGCGGCCGTTCGGCCAGCGTGGGTTTCGCTGCAACGGATCGACCGGGCGTCGGCTCCGCGCGCTTCGCGCACCGGGCGGTGCGCCTGGCGAATCGGGTGGGCATGACGACCGGTATGGATGGAATCTAATGCTGCGCCACGGAAGTTTTCCTTTGGCGGCATCACAGTTCGCCGCCAGCTTCCTGTCCCCGATCGCACGCTGTGACCGCGTTATCCGTTTCGGAAAAATCCGGCAAAATGCCCGGATTCGAAGAAAATGCGCTGCTGCGCGATAGCGGAATTCGCCTGTTGCGGTTAGACCGAATGCAATGACGGGCGGTGCGACGGGAGCGGAAGAGATGAAGATCGGGAACTTGTTCGACGGATCGCAAGCGCCCGCCGCGGGCGAGCGCTTCGAGCCTCTGCTCAGTCACCGCAATCTGGTGGTGGAGCGAATTCTCAGCTCGGCGGCGATCGAACCGGTGGAGTACGTGCAGCCCCAGGACGAATGGGTGGCGCTGCTGCAGGGCGAGGCGACGCTGGAGGTGGCCGGAGAATCCTTCGAGCTGCGGTCCGGCGATCACTTGTTCCTGCCCGCCGGGACGCCGCACATCGTACGGCGGGTCTCGCAGGGGGCGTTGTGGCTGGCGGTGCATCTGCATCCGGCGCCGATGGGCGTAGACATACGTTGAGTCGCGCGATGCATGCCGGACCTGCGCCGACTCGTCATCGATCGCCGGGTTTCGGATCACTGCATCGAAGCGGTCGTGAAACAGGCGGTTTGTCTTGAGGTCGATGAGTCGAGTTAGGACATGCGGAAACGGCGCTGGCGTTTCCAGGGTACGTTCCGACAAAAGAGTGGACGAAACAGAGGCCGGTATGCCCTGACCGGCATATCCTTCTTACAAGTGTGGTCCGTCAGGCGA is part of the Lysobacter firmicutimachus genome and encodes:
- a CDS encoding cupin domain-containing protein, which gives rise to MKIGNLFDGSQAPAAGERFEPLLSHRNLVVERILSSAAIEPVEYVQPQDEWVALLQGEATLEVAGESFELRSGDHLFLPAGTPHIVRRVSQGALWLAVHLHPAPMGVDIR